In the Heteronotia binoei isolate CCM8104 ecotype False Entrance Well chromosome 13, APGP_CSIRO_Hbin_v1, whole genome shotgun sequence genome, one interval contains:
- the LOC132581096 gene encoding nucleoside diphosphate kinase A-like, whose product MASISERTFIAIKPDGVQRGLVGEIIKRFEQKGFKLVAMKLIHASEDLLKEHYIDLKDRPFFDGLIEYMHAGPVVAMVWEGLNVIKTGRVMLGETNPVDSRPGTIRGDFCVQVGRNIIHGSDSVESAETEINLWFAPEEVIDYRSCEHPWIYN is encoded by the exons ATGGCTTCTATTTCTGAACGTACTTTCATTGCCATTAAGCCTGATGGAGTACAGCGGGGCTTAGTGGGAGAAATTATCAAGCGATTTGAACAGAAAGGATTCAAACTGGTGGCTATGAAATTAATTCAT GCCTCTGAAGACCTTCTGAAAGAACACTACATTGACTTGAAAGACAGGCCATTCTTTGACGGTTTAATTGAATATATGCACGCTGGTCCTGTTGTGGCCATG GTATGGGAAGGCCTTAATGTCATTAAGACTGGCAGAGTAATGCTGGGAGAAACTAACCCTGTAGATTCCAGACCTGGCACAATTCGTGGAGACTTCTGTGTACAAGTTGGCAG GAATATAATTCATGGCAGTGACTCTGTAGAAAGTGCTGAAACAGAAATTAACCTATGGTTTGCTCCAGAAGAAGTGATTGACTACAGAAGCTGTGAGCACCCATGGATCTATAACTAA
- the LOC132581095 gene encoding nucleoside diphosphate kinase: MASNTERTFIAVKPDGVQRGLVGEIIKRFEQKGFRLVAMKFMHASEELLKKHYIDLKDRPFYSGLVKYMNSGPVVAMVWEGLNVVKTGRVMLGETNPADSKPGTIRGDFCIQVGRNIIHGSDSVESAQKEINLWFKPEELVSFKSCAHDWIYE; the protein is encoded by the exons ATGGCTTCCAACACAGAACGCACCTTCATTGCCGTCAAGCCTGATGGAGTCCAGCGGGGATTAGTAGGAGAAATCATCAAGCGCTTTGAACAGAAGGGCTTCCGACTGGTGGCTATGAAATTTATGCAT GCTTCTGAAGAACTTCTCAAAAAACATTACATTGACCTGAAAGATAGGCCATTCTACTCAGGTTTGGTTAAATATATGAATTCTGGACCTGTAGTAGCCATG GTTTGGGAAGGCCTCAATGTTGTAAAGACTGGCAGAGTAATGTTGGGAGAAACTAACCCTGCAGATTCAAAGCCTGGCACTATCCGTGGTGACTTCTGCATTCAAGTGGGCAG GAACATCATTCATGGCAGTGACTCCGTAGAGAGTGCTCAGAAGGAGATTAACCTGTGGTTCAAGCCTGAAGAACTTGTGAGCTTCAAGTCTTGTGCTCATGACTGGATTTATGAATAA